A genomic stretch from Achromobacter spanius includes:
- a CDS encoding MlaE family ABC transporter permease gives MPHSASSASAAAPFRQDGKVCHVAGDWSVLALAQAGEVERRRTAMARAAEEGVRWDLHGISRLDTIGALLIWQAWGEKLPERVRWSAGQQDVFNALAMNKGEVQAAPSKPESWTWVRALGGAIFQAAENGRALLIMLGQLILDLGSMLRRPRLGPWREISAQVYRTGAQALGITALVGFLIGVVLSYLSAQQLQMIGADRFIVRLLGVSIVRELGPVLAAILVAGRSGSAITAQIGVMRVTQELDAMRVMGISHGQRLILPRVLALAVTMPLLSLWTSAMALLGGMLAAQVQLGVSAQWFLTSLPDAISLTNYWIGILKGVTFGILIALIACHFGLRIQPNTESLGRGTTTSVVTSITGVILLDALYAIIFSSVGI, from the coding sequence ATGCCGCATTCCGCTTCATCCGCGTCCGCCGCCGCGCCTTTCCGTCAGGACGGGAAAGTTTGCCATGTGGCGGGCGACTGGAGCGTTCTGGCCCTGGCCCAGGCCGGCGAAGTCGAACGCCGGCGCACCGCAATGGCGCGGGCCGCTGAAGAGGGCGTGCGTTGGGACCTGCATGGCATCAGTCGGCTGGACACCATCGGCGCCTTGCTCATCTGGCAGGCCTGGGGCGAAAAGCTGCCCGAGCGCGTGCGCTGGTCGGCCGGCCAGCAGGATGTATTCAACGCGCTGGCCATGAACAAGGGCGAGGTCCAGGCGGCGCCGTCCAAGCCCGAATCCTGGACGTGGGTCCGCGCCCTGGGCGGGGCCATATTCCAAGCCGCCGAGAACGGCCGGGCCCTGCTCATCATGCTGGGCCAACTGATTCTGGATCTGGGCAGCATGCTGCGCCGTCCGCGCCTGGGTCCATGGCGCGAGATCTCGGCGCAGGTGTATCGAACCGGCGCGCAGGCGCTGGGCATCACGGCGCTGGTGGGGTTCCTGATTGGCGTGGTGCTGTCGTATCTGTCGGCGCAGCAGCTTCAAATGATTGGTGCCGACCGCTTCATTGTGCGGCTGTTGGGCGTGTCCATCGTGCGCGAGCTTGGGCCGGTGCTGGCCGCCATTCTGGTGGCGGGCCGGTCGGGCTCTGCCATCACCGCGCAGATTGGCGTGATGCGGGTCACTCAGGAACTGGACGCCATGCGGGTCATGGGCATCTCACACGGCCAACGGCTGATTCTGCCGCGCGTGCTGGCGTTGGCGGTAACCATGCCCCTGCTGTCCCTTTGGACAAGCGCCATGGCGCTCCTGGGCGGCATGCTGGCCGCGCAAGTGCAGTTGGGCGTGTCGGCGCAGTGGTTTTTGACGTCGCTGCCTGACGCCATTTCATTGACCAATTACTGGATCGGCATCCTGAAGGGCGTGACCTTCGGCATCCTGATCGCGCTGATCGCCTGCCACTTCGGCCTGCGCATCCAGCCCAATACCGAAAGCCTGGGGCGCGGCACCACCACATCCGTGGTTACATCAATTACTGGTGTGATTTTGCTGGATGCGCTGTACGCCATCATCTTCAGTTCGGTGGGCATCTGA
- the waaC gene encoding lipopolysaccharide heptosyltransferase I yields MPTRILIVRTSSLGDLVHMLPAISDIARYIQDAKIDWVVEEAFAEIPSWHPAVNEIIKVAHRRWRKSWWSSQVRAERKALKERLRSTQYDIVLDMQALLKSAWLVRQARGVRHGLDWRSAREPLASLFYNVRHRVEFWQPAVIRQRKLAGLTFGYQHAGLPDFGLQNFVRQAAQPAEPVIEVGSAGLNAGELPRLHHLENDRGYAVIMPSASRDDKLWPEEDWRAVFRRLREAGCTLKLLAGNESEAERASLLVAGMDGTEVMPRMDLTEVARLLAGARLMVGLDSGLTHLSAALGRPTIGIYRASTPVRTPLVGSNYTASLGDRGASPSREAVMAAVEQALAAQ; encoded by the coding sequence ATGCCGACTCGTATTCTCATCGTCCGTACATCGTCATTAGGCGATCTAGTGCATATGCTTCCCGCGATTTCGGACATTGCCAGATATATCCAGGACGCAAAGATCGACTGGGTCGTCGAAGAAGCGTTTGCCGAGATCCCCTCGTGGCACCCGGCTGTCAATGAAATCATCAAGGTCGCGCATCGCCGTTGGCGCAAGTCCTGGTGGTCTTCGCAGGTGCGCGCCGAACGCAAGGCGTTGAAAGAGCGCTTGCGCTCCACGCAATACGACATCGTCCTGGACATGCAGGCGTTGCTGAAGTCCGCGTGGCTTGTGCGCCAGGCGCGCGGGGTGCGCCATGGGTTGGACTGGCGCTCGGCGCGTGAGCCGCTGGCCTCGTTGTTCTACAACGTGCGCCATCGTGTGGAATTCTGGCAGCCCGCCGTGATCCGTCAGCGCAAGCTGGCGGGGCTGACCTTTGGCTATCAGCATGCCGGCTTGCCGGATTTCGGTTTGCAGAACTTCGTGCGTCAGGCGGCGCAACCGGCCGAGCCCGTCATCGAAGTCGGCAGCGCGGGCTTGAACGCTGGCGAGCTGCCGCGCCTGCATCATCTGGAAAACGACCGCGGTTACGCGGTGATCATGCCGTCGGCCAGCCGTGACGACAAACTCTGGCCCGAAGAAGATTGGCGCGCGGTGTTCCGCCGTTTGCGCGAGGCCGGATGCACCCTGAAGCTTCTGGCGGGTAACGAATCCGAAGCCGAACGCGCCAGCTTGCTGGTGGCCGGAATGGACGGGACGGAAGTGATGCCTCGCATGGACTTGACGGAAGTGGCGCGCCTGCTTGCCGGCGCGCGCCTGATGGTGGGGCTGGACAGTGGCCTGACGCACTTGTCGGCCGCGTTGGGCCGCCCGACCATTGGCATCTACCGCGCCTCCACGCCGGTCCGCACGCCGCTTGTCGGCTCGAACTACACCGCCAGCCTGGGCGACCGAGGCGCTTCGCCATCGCGTGAAGCGGTCATGGCCGCTGTCGAGCAGGCTCTGGCCGCCCAGTGA
- a CDS encoding type III pantothenate kinase, translating into MIILIDSGNSRLKVGWLDASNPDMPREPAAIAFDGLDLDALDDWLAALPRRPLRALGVNVAGEARGTAIAATLQKHGCAVTWSPSQATTLGLVNSYRVPTQLGADRWASLLGVLSRLPGAHPPFVLASFGTATTIDTVGPDNVFAGGLILPGPAMMRSALAHGTANLPIANGQVVAYPVDTHEAIASGIAAAQAGAVVRQWLAGRQRYGQTPQIYAAGGGWPEVHQEIERLLADAGGAFGAAPVPVYLDHPVLDGLAAVARATLDTHA; encoded by the coding sequence ATGATTATTCTTATCGACTCCGGCAACAGCCGTCTCAAGGTGGGTTGGCTGGACGCCAGCAACCCCGACATGCCCCGCGAACCGGCGGCTATCGCCTTCGACGGCCTGGACCTGGATGCGCTGGACGACTGGCTGGCCGCGCTCCCGCGCCGCCCTCTGCGCGCGCTGGGCGTGAACGTGGCGGGCGAGGCGCGCGGCACGGCCATCGCCGCCACCCTGCAAAAGCATGGCTGTGCGGTGACCTGGTCGCCGTCGCAGGCGACCACGCTGGGGCTGGTCAACAGTTACCGCGTGCCGACGCAACTGGGCGCCGACCGCTGGGCCTCGCTGCTGGGCGTGCTGTCGCGCCTGCCCGGCGCGCATCCTCCCTTCGTGCTGGCCAGCTTCGGCACCGCCACCACCATCGACACCGTCGGCCCTGACAACGTCTTCGCGGGCGGCCTGATCCTGCCCGGCCCCGCCATGATGCGCAGCGCGCTGGCCCACGGCACCGCCAACCTGCCGATTGCCAATGGCCAGGTCGTGGCCTATCCCGTCGACACGCACGAAGCCATCGCCTCGGGCATCGCCGCAGCGCAAGCCGGCGCGGTGGTGCGCCAATGGCTGGCGGGCCGCCAGCGCTATGGCCAGACCCCGCAGATCTACGCGGCGGGCGGCGGCTGGCCCGAAGTGCATCAAGAGATTGAACGCTTGCTGGCCGACGCCGGCGGCGCATTCGGCGCGGCCCCCGTGCCGGTATACCTGGATCACCCCGTCCTGGATGGCCTGGCCGCGGTCGCGCGCGCCACCCTGGACACCCACGCCTGA
- a CDS encoding Gfo/Idh/MocA family protein, translating to MTANPVTDRKVRFALVGCGRISKNHIGAIAQHSDRAEIVDVCDTNPAALKAAAEATGATPHASLTELLANSSADAVILATPSGLHPWQAIEIAQSGRHVVSEKPMATRWEDGKRMVKACDEAGVRLFVVKQNRRNATLQLLKKAIDQGRFGRIYMVTVNVFWTRPQEYYDAARWRGKWEWDGGAFMNQASHYVDLLDWLVGPVESVYAYTATLARRIEAEDTGVAAVRWRHGAMGSINVTMLTYPQNLEGSITILGEKGTVRVGGVAVNRIDEWKFADESPDDDKIREANYETTSVYGFGHPLYYDNVIRTLRGECEPETDGREGLQSLALLTAMYRSARDGIRVPLPLD from the coding sequence ATGACCGCTAATCCAGTTACCGACCGTAAGGTCCGTTTCGCCCTGGTTGGATGTGGGCGCATTTCCAAGAATCACATCGGTGCAATCGCCCAACACAGCGATCGTGCAGAGATCGTGGACGTTTGTGACACCAATCCCGCTGCGCTCAAGGCAGCAGCCGAAGCAACGGGCGCAACTCCTCACGCGTCGCTGACTGAATTGCTGGCGAATAGCTCGGCAGACGCGGTCATCCTGGCCACGCCGTCCGGCCTGCACCCTTGGCAAGCGATCGAAATCGCGCAATCTGGCCGCCATGTCGTCAGCGAAAAGCCCATGGCGACGCGCTGGGAAGACGGCAAGCGCATGGTCAAGGCTTGTGACGAAGCGGGCGTTCGGCTCTTCGTGGTCAAGCAAAACCGCCGCAACGCCACGCTGCAACTGCTCAAGAAAGCCATCGACCAAGGCCGTTTCGGCCGCATCTATATGGTCACCGTCAACGTCTTCTGGACCCGGCCCCAGGAGTACTACGATGCAGCGCGCTGGCGCGGCAAGTGGGAATGGGACGGTGGCGCCTTCATGAACCAGGCCAGCCACTATGTAGACTTGCTGGATTGGCTGGTCGGCCCGGTCGAAAGCGTCTACGCCTACACGGCGACGCTTGCTCGCCGCATTGAAGCGGAAGATACTGGCGTGGCCGCCGTCCGTTGGCGGCATGGCGCAATGGGTTCGATCAACGTCACCATGTTGACGTATCCGCAGAACTTGGAAGGCTCCATCACAATTCTCGGCGAAAAGGGCACAGTCCGCGTAGGCGGCGTCGCCGTCAATCGCATTGACGAATGGAAGTTCGCCGACGAAAGCCCCGACGACGACAAGATTCGCGAGGCAAACTACGAAACCACGTCGGTCTATGGCTTCGGTCACCCGCTGTACTACGACAACGTGATCCGCACATTGCGCGGCGAATGCGAGCCCGAGACGGATGGCCGCGAAGGGCTTCAATCCCTGGCCCTGCTGACCGCGATGTACCGATCGGCGCGCGACGGCATCCGTGTTCCATTGCCGCTGGACTGA
- a CDS encoding ABC transporter ATP-binding protein, with translation MNSALQHRLFTDDSITVEPVITVRGLRTAFGDHVVHDNLDLTVFPGEILVLVGGSGTGKTVLLRQIIGLDQPAAGSVKVLGHSLFDLTPGERRRLSYRWGMLFQAGALFSALSVFDNVALPLRELRTVPEDLVRDVVMCRLAMVGLTANDADKRPSDLSGGMVKRVALARALSLDPELLFLDEPTAGLDPLRSDEFVDLVRSLHRQLGFTVVMVTHDLDTLLALATRVAVLADKRVIVCDTVPEVLKVDHPFIHTFFLGERGLRALGDLAPKGLHHGKP, from the coding sequence ATGAACAGCGCCCTGCAACATCGATTGTTCACCGATGACAGCATCACGGTTGAACCCGTCATCACGGTGCGCGGACTGCGTACGGCCTTTGGCGACCATGTGGTTCACGACAACCTTGACCTGACCGTCTTCCCGGGCGAAATCCTGGTGCTGGTGGGCGGTTCGGGCACGGGCAAGACGGTGTTGCTGCGGCAGATCATCGGCCTGGACCAGCCCGCCGCCGGCAGCGTGAAAGTGCTGGGGCATTCCTTGTTTGACCTGACGCCCGGCGAGCGCCGGCGCCTGTCGTACCGATGGGGCATGCTGTTTCAGGCGGGGGCGCTGTTCTCGGCCTTGTCCGTGTTCGACAATGTGGCCTTGCCGCTGCGCGAACTGCGTACGGTGCCGGAAGACCTGGTGCGCGACGTCGTCATGTGCCGGCTGGCCATGGTGGGGCTGACGGCCAATGATGCCGACAAGCGGCCGTCGGATTTGTCCGGCGGCATGGTCAAGCGCGTGGCGCTGGCGCGCGCCTTGTCGCTGGACCCGGAATTGCTGTTCCTGGACGAGCCCACGGCCGGCCTGGACCCGCTGCGCTCGGACGAATTCGTGGACCTGGTGCGCAGCCTGCATCGGCAGTTGGGGTTTACCGTCGTCATGGTGACGCACGATCTGGACACGCTGCTGGCGTTGGCCACCCGTGTTGCCGTGCTGGCGGACAAGCGGGTGATCGTGTGCGACACGGTGCCGGAAGTACTGAAGGTCGATCACCCGTTCATTCACACGTTCTTCCTGGGCGAACGCGGCTTGCGCGCGCTTGGGGATCTGGCGCCGAAGGGATTGCATCATGGAAAACCGTAG
- a CDS encoding DegT/DnrJ/EryC1/StrS family aminotransferase has protein sequence MQFIDLKKQYQLLRDPINTRIQQVLDHGQYIMGPEVKELETALCAYTGAKHCITVASGTEALLISLMALGVTAGDEVITTSFTFVATAEVIALLGAVPVFVDVEKDTCNILASEIEAKITPRTKAIIPVSLYGQCGDMDEVNAIAEKHGITVIEDAAQSFGATYKGKKSCNLSKIGCTSFFPSKPLGCYGDGGAIFTSDDELAQAMREIRVHGQSGRYYHTRIGVGGRMDTLQCAVVLGKLERFDAEVEQRIQIGERYRQLLADLPSGSGTVTVRPDRDSVWAQFTVMIPNREAVITSLKEAGIPTAVHYPRPIHMQPAYAHFANACVTPNSEYLAERVMSLPMHPYMDEDAIANVCKALIRALQQ, from the coding sequence ATGCAATTCATTGACCTGAAGAAGCAGTATCAACTCCTTCGCGACCCAATCAACACCCGTATCCAGCAGGTGCTGGATCACGGGCAGTACATCATGGGCCCGGAAGTCAAAGAGCTGGAAACGGCGCTATGCGCCTACACCGGCGCCAAGCACTGCATCACTGTGGCCTCGGGCACGGAAGCATTGCTGATTTCGCTGATGGCGCTCGGCGTCACCGCTGGCGACGAGGTCATCACCACATCGTTTACGTTTGTCGCAACCGCCGAAGTTATCGCGTTGCTTGGCGCCGTACCGGTATTCGTAGATGTCGAAAAAGACACCTGCAACATCCTGGCCTCTGAAATCGAAGCCAAGATCACGCCGCGCACCAAGGCAATCATCCCTGTGTCGCTGTACGGCCAGTGTGGCGACATGGACGAAGTGAACGCCATTGCGGAAAAGCATGGCATCACCGTGATTGAAGACGCGGCGCAAAGTTTCGGCGCCACATACAAAGGCAAAAAGAGCTGCAACCTTTCCAAGATCGGCTGCACGAGTTTCTTCCCGAGCAAGCCCCTGGGCTGCTACGGAGACGGCGGCGCCATTTTCACAAGCGATGACGAACTGGCGCAAGCCATGCGAGAAATCCGCGTTCATGGTCAATCCGGGCGTTATTACCATACCCGTATTGGTGTGGGCGGCCGCATGGACACGCTGCAATGCGCCGTGGTCCTGGGCAAACTCGAACGCTTTGACGCCGAGGTCGAGCAACGCATCCAGATTGGCGAACGCTATCGCCAACTGCTCGCGGATCTGCCGAGCGGCTCGGGCACGGTCACCGTACGTCCCGATCGCGACAGCGTGTGGGCGCAATTCACCGTCATGATTCCGAACCGCGAAGCCGTTATTACCTCGCTCAAGGAAGCCGGCATTCCGACGGCCGTGCATTATCCACGTCCGATCCATATGCAACCGGCATACGCGCATTTTGCCAATGCCTGCGTTACCCCAAATTCGGAGTACCTGGCCGAACGTGTCATGAGCTTGCCCATGCATCCTTATATGGATGAGGACGCCATTGCAAACGTTTGCAAAGCACTGATTAGGGCTCTGCAGCAATGA
- a CDS encoding biotin--[acetyl-CoA-carboxylase] ligase: MPDHVRPIDLPAPEALARELGSRLPVFQDIAWTGDTGSTNADLLARARSGAGAGKPWLLGSHLQNAGRGRAGRPWQNQSGATLMFSCAYDVHLPAAQLPALSPLAGVAACEALRAVAGPRARGLCMKWPNDVQWHDAKLAGVLVETTRNPGGREAGYTVVIGMGVNLTDAGELSRALGREVADWTQVQAESDRQASAADLVCASATAWLEAVQTLEREGFAAFRQRFNQVDALAGRPVNVLEKGDILLSGTACGVDEHGRLLVQTPEGATPISIGEISIRRQA, encoded by the coding sequence ATGCCTGATCACGTTCGCCCTATCGACCTGCCCGCGCCGGAAGCCCTGGCCCGGGAGCTAGGCTCGCGCCTGCCCGTATTCCAAGACATCGCCTGGACCGGCGACACCGGGTCGACCAATGCCGACCTGCTGGCGCGCGCGCGCTCAGGCGCCGGGGCCGGTAAACCGTGGCTGCTGGGCAGCCATCTACAAAACGCCGGCCGTGGCCGCGCGGGACGTCCCTGGCAAAACCAGTCTGGCGCCACCTTGATGTTTTCCTGCGCTTACGACGTCCATCTGCCTGCCGCGCAATTGCCCGCGCTGTCTCCCTTGGCCGGCGTAGCCGCCTGCGAGGCACTGCGCGCGGTGGCCGGCCCACGTGCGCGCGGCCTGTGCATGAAGTGGCCGAATGATGTGCAGTGGCACGACGCCAAGCTGGCGGGCGTGCTGGTGGAAACCACCCGCAACCCGGGCGGCCGCGAAGCCGGCTACACCGTCGTCATCGGCATGGGCGTCAACCTGACCGACGCGGGCGAACTGTCCCGCGCGTTGGGCCGCGAAGTGGCCGACTGGACCCAGGTGCAAGCCGAATCAGACCGCCAGGCCAGCGCCGCCGACCTGGTCTGCGCCAGCGCCACCGCCTGGCTGGAAGCCGTCCAGACCCTGGAACGCGAAGGTTTCGCCGCGTTCCGCCAGCGTTTCAATCAGGTCGACGCCTTAGCGGGCAGGCCGGTGAACGTGCTGGAGAAAGGCGATATCCTACTTAGCGGCACCGCCTGTGGCGTAGACGAACACGGGCGCCTGCTGGTGCAAACGCCCGAGGGCGCCACACCGATCTCGATCGGTGAAATTTCGATTCGACGCCAAGCATGA
- a CDS encoding acyltransferase, with protein sequence MTIHSTAIIDEGAQIGTSSRVWHWVHVCSGAVIGEGCSLGQNVFVGNKVKIGDRVKIQNNVSVYDNVTLENDVFCGPSMVFTNVYNPRAAIERKNEYRNTLVRQGATLGANCTIVCGATIGSFAFVGAGAVVNKDVPDFALVVGVPARQIGWMSRHGEQLDLPLTGNAQATCPATGDQYTLKDGVCQLV encoded by the coding sequence ATGACTATTCATTCCACTGCAATCATTGACGAAGGCGCCCAGATTGGTACGTCCAGCCGCGTCTGGCACTGGGTTCATGTCTGCTCCGGGGCGGTGATCGGCGAAGGCTGTTCCCTGGGTCAGAACGTGTTCGTCGGTAACAAGGTAAAAATTGGGGACCGCGTCAAAATCCAGAACAACGTCTCGGTATATGACAATGTCACGCTCGAGAATGACGTGTTTTGTGGTCCGAGCATGGTCTTCACGAACGTTTACAACCCGCGCGCCGCAATCGAACGCAAGAACGAATACCGCAATACACTGGTGCGCCAGGGTGCCACGCTGGGCGCCAACTGCACCATTGTGTGCGGCGCCACGATCGGCAGTTTTGCGTTCGTCGGCGCGGGGGCCGTGGTCAACAAAGACGTACCTGATTTCGCTCTGGTTGTAGGTGTCCCAGCCCGCCAGATCGGCTGGATGAGCCGCCACGGCGAACAACTCGACCTACCTCTTACTGGTAACGCGCAGGCGACTTGTCCCGCGACCGGTGATCAATACACGCTCAAGGATGGCGTTTGCCAATTAGTGTGA
- a CDS encoding MlaD family protein: MENRSHALMAGIFTLVLLAAAVLVAVWIGRDRTQLQTYEIISATAVSGLNPQSAVRYQGVPVGKVQSLALNPKKPGQVRIRIGVAPNTPITESTWAELGVQGVTGMANVELRDDGSSIKRLTSTAENPAAIPLRPGFLDRIEQRGGKLISNVEEATEQLRRVLSEQNVQALTASLQNATDITQSLRQASRDLAPTMAKLGPLLDSLNNTSRQADRAAREIADLAQQARQAVARLNAPDGPLSVATRSLNDIALAAARLDGETLPAVTNMAGNVSAAARGAAVTLRRVDSTPQSFLFGPAPVAPGPGEAGFAGFGRQPK; this comes from the coding sequence ATGGAAAACCGTAGTCATGCGCTCATGGCCGGCATCTTCACGCTGGTCCTGCTGGCCGCCGCCGTGCTGGTGGCCGTCTGGATTGGCCGGGACCGGACCCAACTGCAAACGTACGAAATCATCTCGGCCACGGCCGTCAGCGGCCTGAACCCGCAATCGGCCGTGCGCTATCAGGGCGTGCCGGTGGGCAAGGTGCAGTCGCTGGCGCTGAACCCCAAGAAGCCGGGCCAGGTGCGCATCCGCATCGGCGTGGCGCCGAACACGCCGATCACTGAATCGACCTGGGCCGAACTGGGCGTGCAGGGCGTGACGGGCATGGCCAATGTCGAGCTGCGCGACGACGGCTCGTCGATCAAGCGCCTGACGTCCACGGCGGAAAATCCCGCCGCCATTCCGCTGCGCCCGGGCTTTCTTGACCGTATCGAGCAACGCGGCGGCAAGCTGATTTCAAACGTGGAAGAAGCCACCGAGCAACTGCGCCGCGTGCTGAGCGAACAGAACGTGCAAGCGCTGACCGCCAGCCTGCAAAACGCCACCGACATCACGCAGTCATTGCGGCAAGCCAGCCGCGACCTGGCGCCCACGATGGCCAAGCTGGGCCCGCTGCTGGATTCGCTGAACAACACCTCACGCCAGGCGGATCGCGCAGCGCGCGAGATTGCCGATCTGGCGCAGCAGGCTCGCCAGGCGGTGGCACGCCTGAACGCGCCCGATGGCCCCTTGTCAGTGGCCACGCGCAGCCTGAACGACATCGCCCTGGCCGCCGCCCGGCTGGACGGCGAGACCTTGCCCGCCGTTACCAACATGGCCGGCAACGTCAGCGCGGCTGCGCGCGGAGCGGCCGTGACCCTGCGCCGTGTCGACAGCACGCCGCAATCGTTCTTGTTCGGCCCGGCGCCTGTTGCGCCTGGGCCTGGCGAAGCCGGGTTCGCCGGTTTCGGGAGGCAGCCCAAATGA
- a CDS encoding ABC-type transport auxiliary lipoprotein family protein yields MVTRTLTLTVTLTLTLALAGCGIGRVPAPPSVFDLGLDAQPAPALPARAPIAMSFQASPALSDTGVIWRVGDSAAPKAYATYRWASAPSELVRQRITDRLSRQGPVLADRVNLQTPQLQVSLSQFEQVFSEDGQTSQGRILLQAVLVNGRSVVDQTRILVQAPAPTQDAAGGVAALRQATDQAADQLAQWLATTMAPATMKPATTTPATMTPAAKAGG; encoded by the coding sequence ATGGTGACCCGGACGTTGACCCTGACTGTGACCTTGACGTTGACGCTGGCGCTTGCGGGTTGCGGTATTGGCCGCGTGCCTGCGCCGCCGTCAGTCTTCGACCTGGGGCTGGACGCCCAGCCAGCCCCCGCCTTGCCGGCACGCGCACCCATTGCGATGAGCTTCCAGGCGTCGCCCGCCTTGTCGGATACCGGCGTGATCTGGCGGGTGGGCGACAGCGCCGCGCCCAAGGCCTATGCCACCTACCGCTGGGCATCGGCGCCGTCCGAGCTGGTGCGCCAGCGCATTACCGACCGCCTGTCGCGTCAGGGTCCCGTTCTGGCTGATCGCGTCAATCTTCAGACGCCGCAATTGCAGGTTTCCCTGTCGCAGTTCGAACAGGTGTTCTCGGAAGACGGCCAGACCAGCCAGGGGCGCATCCTGCTGCAGGCGGTATTGGTCAATGGCCGCTCGGTCGTCGATCAAACCCGCATCCTGGTGCAGGCGCCCGCGCCCACGCAGGACGCCGCGGGCGGGGTGGCCGCGTTGCGGCAAGCCACCGACCAGGCGGCCGACCAGTTGGCGCAATGGCTGGCCACCACCATGGCCCCCGCCACGATGAAGCCTGCAACGACGACGCCGGCCACGATGACGCCCGCCGCCAAAGCGGGCGGTTAA
- a CDS encoding 3-deoxy-D-manno-octulosonic acid transferase, whose product MNRGVYTLALRALAPLLWLWMARRAKRAGGEWGVFSRERFGLPIESPPSASGSVPASASASTSVDLASASAPIFAHFPWSAPVWVHAVSLGETRAAQPLLQALLDRGLPVFLTHMTATGRAEGQRLFDDAIGRGQLRQAWLPYDFPGSTRRFMQGYQPRCGLLIEREIWPNLLAAARRAQVPMALVSARYSASSLRQAGRMGSVMREALAGLDLVLAQTSEDAGRLKQAGASEPIVTGNLKFDLVLPAVQVQAGEAWRTRLGRQVIAIASTREGEDALFIEAIKRRSGQPGAPLFVLIPRHPQRFDEAAQLLSDAQLPFVRRSSGSEPEAQTSVLLGDTLGEMAFYYAASDVAIVAGSFAPLGGQNLIEACAAGVPVIVGPHTFNFLQAADDAIAAGAALREPDPAQAVDAALAWSRDEVSRERASRAARAWFELHAGATRRTMDALAHWLG is encoded by the coding sequence ATGAACCGCGGCGTCTATACGCTGGCTCTTCGGGCGTTGGCGCCGCTGCTCTGGTTATGGATGGCGCGCCGCGCCAAGCGTGCCGGTGGTGAGTGGGGTGTGTTCTCACGTGAACGTTTCGGCCTCCCGATTGAATCACCACCTTCGGCTTCCGGTTCAGTTCCGGCGTCGGCTTCCGCTTCAACTTCGGTCGATCTCGCATCCGCTTCCGCCCCCATTTTCGCCCATTTCCCCTGGTCAGCCCCGGTCTGGGTGCACGCCGTCAGCCTGGGCGAGACGCGTGCCGCACAGCCGCTGCTGCAAGCCTTGCTTGACCGTGGCCTGCCCGTGTTCTTGACCCATATGACCGCCACGGGCCGTGCCGAGGGCCAGCGTTTGTTCGACGACGCCATCGGCCGGGGGCAGTTGCGTCAGGCTTGGCTGCCCTATGACTTTCCCGGTTCAACCCGCCGTTTCATGCAGGGCTATCAGCCGCGTTGCGGCTTGCTCATCGAACGCGAGATCTGGCCGAACCTGTTGGCCGCCGCCCGCCGCGCACAAGTTCCCATGGCGCTGGTCAGCGCCCGCTATTCTGCGTCGTCATTGCGGCAGGCGGGGCGCATGGGCAGCGTGATGCGCGAAGCGCTGGCAGGGCTGGATCTGGTGTTGGCGCAGACCTCCGAAGATGCGGGGCGCCTGAAGCAGGCGGGCGCATCCGAGCCCATCGTCACCGGAAACCTGAAATTCGACTTGGTGTTGCCAGCGGTGCAGGTCCAGGCGGGTGAGGCATGGCGTACACGTCTGGGCCGCCAGGTGATCGCAATTGCCAGCACGCGCGAGGGCGAGGACGCGCTCTTCATCGAGGCCATTAAACGCCGTAGCGGCCAGCCGGGCGCGCCGCTGTTCGTGCTGATTCCGCGTCACCCGCAACGTTTTGACGAGGCGGCTCAACTGCTGAGCGACGCGCAATTGCCGTTTGTCCGGCGTAGCAGCGGCAGTGAACCCGAGGCACAGACGTCGGTGCTGCTTGGCGACACGCTGGGGGAGATGGCCTTCTACTACGCGGCGTCAGACGTGGCCATCGTGGCAGGCAGCTTTGCGCCGCTGGGCGGCCAGAATCTGATCGAAGCGTGTGCGGCGGGAGTGCCCGTCATTGTGGGGCCGCACACGTTCAATTTTCTGCAAGCGGCTGACGACGCGATTGCGGCGGGCGCAGCGTTGCGGGAACCCGATCCAGCGCAGGCCGTGGATGCTGCGCTGGCCTGGTCACGGGATGAGGTCAGTCGCGAACGCGCGAGCCGGGCGGCGCGTGCGTGGTTTGAATTGCATGCCGGTGCGACCCGCCGGACGATGGACGCGCTGGCGCATTGGTTAGGTTGA